In Desulfuromonadales bacterium, the genomic stretch CTCCGGCCAGCTCTTCCCCTTCCTCGACACGGGACACGTCGGCATCGGTCTCGATGGTCTGCTCAAAATCCGCACGACCGAGGGGCTGGGGCTCAAACCGCGGGCCGAAGTTCAGCGCCTGGTGGAAGCGGAGAACCAGGACCGCCGGCGGCTCTATCTGGAGATCGCCCGGGCCAACGGCTTCCCTGACAAGGTGGACGACGTCCATGAAATCTTTGCCGACTCCTGGCGCAACAAGGCGGCCAAGGGGTGGTACCTGGAGCAGGAAGGGGGAGGGTGGAAGCAGAGGTAGACGGAAATTCGGGCGGGCGAAGGGGTCTGTTGGTGTTTTTTCGTTGACAGGCGGCCTCTCATTAGAGTAAAAACGACATTCAATATCAAAACAACCCCAAAAGGAGTCTTTGCCATGCCCAGAAAGTTTGCCGTTGCTGCCGCCCTGCTGCTCGCTCTCCCCTTCGCTGCCCAGGCCGGGGACGTCACCTGGCTCAAGGACATCAAGCCGATCGTCGACGCTCGCTGCGCCGGCTGCCACGGCAGCGACGCTCCCGAGTACCCGGCGTTCAAGAAGGAGAAGGATGCCTGGACGGCCAAGGGAATCGGCCCCCGGATGGACACCTACAGCCACCTCGTCTACTTCACCGCCTGGCCCGATACCGGTGCGCTGATGCGCCGCCTGGACGACGCCAAGCCGGGGAATATGTACGAACATCTCGGTGCCGACGCCGAGGAGCGCAAGAAGAATCTCGCCCTGTTCAAGGCCTGGGTCGGCAACTGGACCTTCAAGCGCTGGAACGAGATCAGCAAGGAAGAGATGGACGGCATCAAAGTGCCGTACTGATCGCCGGCTGGCGGCATCAGACAAATAGGAAGAGGGGGCGGACCGCTGGTTCGCCCCCTCTCTGTTTTCAGGCGTCGAAGACTGTTTTCAAGTCTTCTGGGATTACCAAGAGTGGCCTGCCCGGATTCCGGGTGGGGCTCATGATCAATCTTACATTGCAGGATTTATCGGAATCGGTTGAAAACCTGGCCTGCCAACCCCCCGAGGGAATGCCAGGCAGCTACAAAGACGGTTTTGTGAGCACTTTATGAAGTTGGCTGTTTCACTTCCTAAAGGAAAAACGATCCAGGGAACTTCTGACTCTTGGCCGCCGCAGCCCGAATTGCGCTGCGGCGGTCAAGGTTGTTGTCACGCGACTTTTCCATCTGCAGTCAAAAGCCTCCCCCATTTGTGTCCACCGACCCGGCGGTATCATTCTCCATGACGACGGCTTTCAACCCCTTTTGTTCCAGTTTTTCCAGCTCTTGCAGGGCGGCCTCCCGCGTCGGGAAGCTACCGGCGGTCAGTACCAGCGTCGGCACCGGGGCGGAAACGTTCTTCAGGTCCACCTTGATGCCTCGGCCGGCCAGACGCTTCTGCTCTTTCACGGCGCCCTCCTGATTGTAGTACGATCCGTCATAGACATCGTATCTGCCTTCTTTATTCCTGAGGATAAACCCGTCGGCGCCGGCGCGGCGAAGCTTGTCGAGCTCCATACGGGCAGACTCCTGATTCGGGAATTCACCGACATGCAGGCGCATCATCGGCACCTCCCGCTTCGGCCCCGTTGTTACCCGCGGCGCGAGACCAGCGCTTATGACCTTCTCCTTTGCATTTTCCAGCGCCGAGGCTGCCACGAACTCGCCGACCATGAGGGTGTAGCTGTCGGTTCCGGCGGGGGTCGTCACCTGCGGAACCAATGGCTCCGCCGCCACGGTCATTCCGGCTGCCTTCGCTTCACCTTCTGCGGTCTGACCCTTGTCCGCCCCGGGCAGAGCGCCCTGCTCGCCGCCGGCCGGCGAGATCTGTCGTTCCATGGTTTCCGGCCCCGGGGGCGGTTCGCCTTCTTCCGTCCCGACGCCAGCAGGGACGGGAAGCGGCGGGGTTGGGACCGGGGCGGGAGCAGGAGCCGGCAGCGTCCCCTCGGAGAGTTTTTCCGGTCGGGAAATGTCGATATGAATGTTCTGGCGATCGAGGAGCACTCCCGTGTCCCGCCAGAGCTTCGCCACCGAAAAGGC encodes the following:
- a CDS encoding cytochrome C yields the protein MPRKFAVAAALLLALPFAAQAGDVTWLKDIKPIVDARCAGCHGSDAPEYPAFKKEKDAWTAKGIGPRMDTYSHLVYFTAWPDTGALMRRLDDAKPGNMYEHLGADAEERKKNLALFKAWVGNWTFKRWNEISKEEMDGIKVPY